A window from Primulina huaijiensis isolate GDHJ02 chromosome 13, ASM1229523v2, whole genome shotgun sequence encodes these proteins:
- the LOC140991782 gene encoding probable phosphopantothenoylcysteine decarboxylase isoform X2 has translation MVRRLQILLLFLFRGIVEVMSHREHSQPMEVHEIIRPRILLAACGTEAAVDFTYLCHCFSQWADVQAVATENATRFINVELLPPHVHLYESDWGTWTKLGDQVTHIELRKWADILVIAPLSANTLAKISCGLCDNLLTSIVRAWDWDNSKPLVVAPDMDPLVWKSSLTENQMIGIEDLGVYLIRPVRKIVEGVDRGLGTMEGPSIIVSTVKSILNSNIKRSRGSRVPR, from the exons ATGGTACGTCGTCTCCAAATTCTGCTTCTCTTTCTCTTTCGCGGTATTGTTGAA GTTATGTCGCATCGGGAACATTCCCAACCAATGGAAGTTCATGAAATAATTAGGCCTCGAATTTTGCTTGCTGCCTGTGGAACTGAAGCTGCAGTAGATTTTACCTATCTTTGCCACTGCTTTTCTCAGTGGGCCGACGTACAGGCAGTAGCCACTGAGAATGCCACACGTTTTATAAACGTCGAGTTACTTCCCCCTCATGTCCATTTGTACGAGTCTGATTGGGGTACTTGGACGAAACTGGGTGACCAAGTGACTCATATTGAGCTTCGTAAATGGGCTGATATTCTGGTCATTGCTCCTCTGTCAGCAAACACTCTTGCCAAG ATATCTTGTGGTTTGTGCGACAACTTGCTGACTTCCATTGTGCGTGCATGGGACTGGGACAACAGTAAACCGCTAGTGGTGGCACCAGATATGGATCCCCTGGTGTGGAAAAGCTCCTTGACCGAAAACCAAATGATTGGAATAGAGGACCTTGGAGTTTACCTTATTCGACCAGTGAGAAAAATCGTGGAGGGAGTGGATCGCGGACTGGGTACAATGGAAGGGCCATCCATAATTGTGTCGACTGTAAAAAGTATACTGAATTCTAATATCAAAAGATCACGAGGCAGTAGGGTACCGCGATGA
- the LOC140991782 gene encoding probable phosphopantothenoylcysteine decarboxylase isoform X1 translates to MVRRLQILLLFLFRGIVEVMSHREHSQPMEVHEIIRPRILLAACGTEAAVDFTYLCHCFSQWADVQAVATENATRFINVELLPPHVHLYESDWGTWTKLGDQVTHIELRKWADILVIAPLSANTLAKLQISCGLCDNLLTSIVRAWDWDNSKPLVVAPDMDPLVWKSSLTENQMIGIEDLGVYLIRPVRKIVEGVDRGLGTMEGPSIIVSTVKSILNSNIKRSRGSRVPR, encoded by the exons ATGGTACGTCGTCTCCAAATTCTGCTTCTCTTTCTCTTTCGCGGTATTGTTGAA GTTATGTCGCATCGGGAACATTCCCAACCAATGGAAGTTCATGAAATAATTAGGCCTCGAATTTTGCTTGCTGCCTGTGGAACTGAAGCTGCAGTAGATTTTACCTATCTTTGCCACTGCTTTTCTCAGTGGGCCGACGTACAGGCAGTAGCCACTGAGAATGCCACACGTTTTATAAACGTCGAGTTACTTCCCCCTCATGTCCATTTGTACGAGTCTGATTGGGGTACTTGGACGAAACTGGGTGACCAAGTGACTCATATTGAGCTTCGTAAATGGGCTGATATTCTGGTCATTGCTCCTCTGTCAGCAAACACTCTTGCCAAG CTGCAGATATCTTGTGGTTTGTGCGACAACTTGCTGACTTCCATTGTGCGTGCATGGGACTGGGACAACAGTAAACCGCTAGTGGTGGCACCAGATATGGATCCCCTGGTGTGGAAAAGCTCCTTGACCGAAAACCAAATGATTGGAATAGAGGACCTTGGAGTTTACCTTATTCGACCAGTGAGAAAAATCGTGGAGGGAGTGGATCGCGGACTGGGTACAATGGAAGGGCCATCCATAATTGTGTCGACTGTAAAAAGTATACTGAATTCTAATATCAAAAGATCACGAGGCAGTAGGGTACCGCGATGA
- the LOC140991782 gene encoding probable phosphopantothenoylcysteine decarboxylase isoform X3: MSHREHSQPMEVHEIIRPRILLAACGTEAAVDFTYLCHCFSQWADVQAVATENATRFINVELLPPHVHLYESDWGTWTKLGDQVTHIELRKWADILVIAPLSANTLAKLQISCGLCDNLLTSIVRAWDWDNSKPLVVAPDMDPLVWKSSLTENQMIGIEDLGVYLIRPVRKIVEGVDRGLGTMEGPSIIVSTVKSILNSNIKRSRGSRVPR, encoded by the exons ATGTCGCATCGGGAACATTCCCAACCAATGGAAGTTCATGAAATAATTAGGCCTCGAATTTTGCTTGCTGCCTGTGGAACTGAAGCTGCAGTAGATTTTACCTATCTTTGCCACTGCTTTTCTCAGTGGGCCGACGTACAGGCAGTAGCCACTGAGAATGCCACACGTTTTATAAACGTCGAGTTACTTCCCCCTCATGTCCATTTGTACGAGTCTGATTGGGGTACTTGGACGAAACTGGGTGACCAAGTGACTCATATTGAGCTTCGTAAATGGGCTGATATTCTGGTCATTGCTCCTCTGTCAGCAAACACTCTTGCCAAG CTGCAGATATCTTGTGGTTTGTGCGACAACTTGCTGACTTCCATTGTGCGTGCATGGGACTGGGACAACAGTAAACCGCTAGTGGTGGCACCAGATATGGATCCCCTGGTGTGGAAAAGCTCCTTGACCGAAAACCAAATGATTGGAATAGAGGACCTTGGAGTTTACCTTATTCGACCAGTGAGAAAAATCGTGGAGGGAGTGGATCGCGGACTGGGTACAATGGAAGGGCCATCCATAATTGTGTCGACTGTAAAAAGTATACTGAATTCTAATATCAAAAGATCACGAGGCAGTAGGGTACCGCGATGA